Genomic DNA from Candidatus Marinimicrobia bacterium CG08_land_8_20_14_0_20_45_22:
ATTCTTTGGCCCTCTGAAATCTTTTATCAGTTCGTTAAATAAGTCTTTGTACCAATCCTGTTTTCTATATTCGATATCAACTTCGTAAAGAAATCTGCTTAAATCTTCTTTAAGTGCAATTGACAGTAAAATAGCTTTCTTACCTGGAGATAAAAAACTGGGATTGTCAGTAAGATATCTATCTATTGAAAGCCCCGATCCTTTTCGAAAATTCACACGAAACTTTTCGGTATCATCAACGATTTTTTTAATCACCCAATTAATACGATTTCTATCTAAGGGTGATTGTCTATAATACTCTGTTGCCCAGTTTTTTAAGTTATTCTCGAAATGCTCTATGATATCCTTGTTTAGTTGGTCGGCTGTCGGAAATTTATACGGGACACTCGCTCCCGCACCTAAAATGAATACTGTTTGCTTATCAATCATTTTATCATCGAATGACTTTTACACCGCCACCACTTTCGTCGTTTCTTCTCCGAACATACTGATGACGCGGACGGCGATTTTCTGGTCGCTCTTTTTAATCTCGATGGGATGGGAAACATGACCATAGAGGCGGTCGAACGCCTCGTCGTCGATTTCGATTTTCATCGTCTTTTCCGCCTTATGTTTGATTTCATGTTTTGCCAGATCGCTGAGTCCTCTTTTCCATTTATCAAATTCGTCCCGGTCGCCGCCGCAGAAGAAAACCTGTTTCACCACGAAGTTACTGCCGTCATAATCGTCATCTATCATCCAGTAAGCGATGTCGCTAACGTTCCGGGCTTTAACTTCATCTTTGATCGGGTCGTATATATCCAATCCACAAATTTCTACCGTAACCTGATTTTCCTTTTTATGCACCGTAATATCCGGCTCGCCAATGGTAACAAAGGATGCGGCGGATTTCGACGGTTTCTTTTTCAGACCTTCCTGCAATAAATCATCGTGGATGCGTGCTTTGGTCACTTCAAAATGTCCCATGCTCATGGTCTTGACGTCGCCTTCGATATCACTTTCAAAACTGAAACCAAGGATAACTAACCACTGCGCATCACCACGAATCCGGCAGGCCTTGACCGCCTCGTTCACGGCGGTTTTGCTGACCATGCCGAATTTGGGACCGATATGGAAATAGGCTTTCTTTTCTCCAACCCCGTTTTGAAAAAAGCCTTCGGCATGCAGATAGGCGTCCGGCAATATATCAACTCTGGTAAAATTGACCCGCTCGTCTTTGCGACCGTTCTTAATGCCGGTGGAGAGCAAATGCTGTTTGATTTTCTCCGACCACTCCCCGGCATCTTCGCCGGCGATTTGTTCGATTTCGAGTTCTGCGGGAGAAACCGGCTCGAAGTTTTGCAGGGTTTCAACAGTAAATGGACCACTGACGCGCAGTTTCTTGCGGTCGATCTCCGGCTGGTCATAGAGCGTCTCCGTTGCAGGCGGCTCGTCATTCGCCAGTGATTTCAGGGTAATATGCGGGACGGTCTTATAGACAAAGCCCTGGCGAATGTCTTTGGTTATGGGATGCTGATCCTGTCCATTTTCCGGGACGGACTGCTCGCTGTATAGTTTGTAATACGGATAAGTCGCCGTCATCAGTCTCTGCTTGGCAATGTTCAGCGCAATCCGGCTGGTGTCAATTGTGATCCACCGCCTGCCCCACTGCTCCGCCACAAATGCCGTCGTGCCGCTTCCGCAGGTCGGGTCGAGCACCAAATCTCCGGGATCGGTGGTTAAAAGAATACATCGTTGAATAACTTTCGTGGTTGTTTGCACGACATATTGCTTTTCGTGAACTAATGCACCGCCGCCAGCATCCATCCAAATGTTTTTTATTTCTGATACCGGAAAATCATCCAAGTATCTGATATAACATAAATTTTTCCCTTCAAGTATTAATCTCTTACTTTCACCTAACCTACGTAGTCCATCATGCATAATGGACCAGTGACGTC
This window encodes:
- a CDS encoding site-specific DNA-methyltransferase: LDKVSEYYQHQDGWTNRLIQGDSLLVMASLLEREGMAGQVQTIYMDPPYGIKYGSNWQIKLNNRDVKDGSDDSLAGEPEVIKAFRDTWELGIHSYLSYLRDRLLIARELLTESGSCFVQISDENVHLVRSIMDEVFGSENFLSQIVFKTTAGKGSSHLDRIYDCILMYSRNADRMKYRPLFEERNEDEDFTRYSYIQFENGEFRRLSSDELDGVVQSPRGKRFRITALNSQGQTSGETSQPFTWNGTIYTPPQGRHWSIMHDGLRRLGESKRLILEGKNLCYIRYLDDFPVSEIKNIWMDAGGGALVHEKQYVVQTTTKVIQRCILLTTDPGDLVLDPTCGSGTTAFVAEQWGRRWITIDTSRIALNIAKQRLMTATYPYYKLYSEQSVPENGQDQHPITKDIRQGFVYKTVPHITLKSLANDEPPATETLYDQPEIDRKKLRVSGPFTVETLQNFEPVSPAELEIEQIAGEDAGEWSEKIKQHLLSTGIKNGRKDERVNFTRVDILPDAYLHAEGFFQNGVGEKKAYFHIGPKFGMVSKTAVNEAVKACRIRGDAQWLVILGFSFESDIEGDVKTMSMGHFEVTKARIHDDLLQEGLKKKPSKSAASFVTIGEPDITVHKKENQVTVEICGLDIYDPIKDEVKARNVSDIAYWMIDDDYDGSNFVVKQVFFCGGDRDEFDKWKRGLSDLAKHEIKHKAEKTMKIEIDDEAFDRLYGHVSHPIEIKKSDQKIAVRVISMFGEETTKVVAV